Proteins encoded by one window of Candidatus Nomurabacteria bacterium:
- the mraZ gene encoding division/cell wall cluster transcriptional repressor MraZ — MLIGQYSHTLDEKNRISLPAKFRREMGKKVILAPGLDQCIAMYTESEWKRVSAKLGDSSVLASDNRSFSRFMFGGAVETQLDGAGRILIPDFLKERANLKSKVIVIGVQNRIEIWNERIWEDYKQQIDAKADQLAEKLGQLGVL; from the coding sequence ATGCTAATCGGACAATACTCGCATACATTGGATGAGAAAAATCGCATATCGCTTCCTGCCAAGTTTCGTAGGGAAATGGGGAAGAAAGTTATTCTTGCGCCTGGACTCGACCAATGTATAGCGATGTATACCGAAAGCGAATGGAAACGTGTTTCCGCGAAGTTGGGTGATTCCTCGGTGTTAGCTTCAGACAATAGAAGCTTTAGCCGGTTCATGTTTGGTGGAGCTGTAGAAACACAACTAGATGGAGCAGGCAGAATCCTCATCCCAGATTTTTTGAAAGAACGAGCAAATCTCAAATCAAAGGTAATTGTTATCGGTGTTCAAAATCGCATAGAAATATGGAATGAACGTATCTGGGAAGACTACAAACAGCAGATAGATGCAAAAGCCGATCAATTAGCAGAGAAATTGGGGCAGCTTGGTGTCTTATAA
- the rsmH gene encoding 16S rRNA (cytosine(1402)-N(4))-methyltransferase RsmH, translated as MHTSVLLREVIDGLAIQKGDIVVDATLGGGGHAEAILDAFGDSITFVGFDADSSAIDRVGQRLQQWHLHLINANFRSMQVALENVGISKIDRIMFDLGISSFQLETSGRGISFSKDEPLVMTLSDTPTEETLTARDIVNAWDEEAIANVLYAYGEETYARRIAKGIVTARKVNPIETTFALVEIIKQSVPKAYTYGKKHCATKTFQALRIAVNDELDTLRTGLETSFELLASGGRMAVISFHSLEDRIVKHFILEKKEAGIGFSLHKKPIEPSEEEIKSNPRSRSAKLRILEKK; from the coding sequence ATGCATACAAGTGTTCTTTTACGCGAAGTTATAGATGGTTTGGCGATACAAAAAGGAGATATTGTCGTCGATGCAACATTAGGCGGTGGTGGTCATGCTGAAGCAATACTAGACGCATTTGGAGACAGTATTACGTTTGTTGGTTTTGATGCTGATAGTAGTGCAATTGATCGAGTAGGGCAGAGACTACAACAGTGGCATCTGCATTTAATCAATGCAAACTTTAGATCTATGCAGGTAGCATTGGAGAATGTAGGAATTTCAAAAATAGACAGAATTATGTTTGATCTTGGTATTAGCTCTTTTCAATTAGAAACAAGCGGGCGAGGCATATCATTTAGTAAAGATGAGCCACTCGTGATGACACTCTCGGACACGCCTACAGAAGAAACTTTAACAGCACGAGATATTGTTAATGCTTGGGATGAAGAAGCAATTGCCAATGTGCTCTACGCTTACGGCGAGGAAACATATGCAAGACGGATCGCCAAAGGTATCGTTACTGCCCGGAAAGTGAATCCTATAGAGACAACATTTGCTCTCGTTGAGATCATCAAGCAAAGCGTTCCAAAAGCTTACACCTATGGGAAAAAGCATTGTGCAACGAAGACATTTCAAGCCTTGAGGATTGCAGTCAATGACGAATTAGATACACTGCGCACTGGGTTAGAGACAAGTTTTGAACTTTTAGCAAGTGGTGGACGAATGGCAGTAATTTCATTTCATAGTCTAGAAGACCGAATCGTTAAACATTTTATATTAGAAAAAAAAGAAGCAGGCATAGGATTTTCATTACATAAAAAGCCGATTGAACCATCCGAAGAAGAGATCAAAAGTAATCCACGTTCTCGAAGTGCAAAATTAAGAATTTTAGAAAAAAAATGA
- a CDS encoding penicillin-binding protein 2 has protein sequence MTSNFLLRLRILAGFFIVLIMLIALRLFSVQIVHSEDYKDRADRQYAAPASSLFERGSIFFTEKDGSNVSAATLKTLYKVAIKPKEISDSDATYAFLEPYVSLTREEFQKKAKAIDDPYEQVASRLPKSVADAIEAKHLPGVYVYKEKIRFYPGESLAAQALGFVAYKGDELSGRYGIERMYNAILSRDSSTTQVNFFAEVFSNITKTIFKNPEAEGDIVLTLDPAIQATFEKTLLETKTKWNADAIGGIVINPIDGAIYAMAYAPTFDLNAFQSVEDPLLYANPNVENVYEFGSVIKPLTLSGGLDTGVIKPTTTYDDKGFVILSGKQINNFDKKARGPGTSMQDVLNESLNTGSVFVMQKMGRESFKKYMLSFGIGDKTGIDLPNETSGLISNLKTNRDLEYANAAFGQGIAITPIEAVRSFSAIANGGLMITPHLVSQINYTNGTHTEIEPKAGTRILKPETSLAMTEMLTIVADTMMKTYNESLPHYSIAVKTGTAQIAKADGTGYIEGQNLHSIFGYFPAYDPKFLTFVYMKNPKGAKFSAQTLSGPLLSTASFLLNYYDVTPDITSE, from the coding sequence ATGACCTCTAATTTTTTATTGCGCCTGAGAATACTTGCTGGTTTTTTTATTGTCCTCATTATGCTTATTGCACTGAGGCTTTTTAGTGTTCAGATTGTGCATAGTGAGGATTATAAAGATCGAGCTGATCGTCAATACGCTGCACCTGCCAGCTCTCTTTTCGAGCGAGGTAGTATATTTTTTACTGAGAAAGATGGATCGAACGTAAGTGCAGCAACATTGAAGACATTATATAAGGTAGCAATTAAGCCTAAAGAAATCAGTGATAGTGATGCGACGTATGCATTTCTCGAACCGTATGTATCACTAACACGTGAAGAATTTCAAAAGAAAGCAAAAGCGATTGATGATCCATACGAACAAGTTGCCAGTCGATTGCCTAAAAGTGTCGCTGATGCTATTGAAGCTAAACATTTGCCAGGTGTCTATGTATATAAAGAAAAAATTAGATTTTATCCAGGTGAAAGCCTGGCGGCGCAGGCTTTGGGATTTGTAGCTTATAAAGGTGATGAACTCTCTGGTCGTTACGGTATTGAGCGAATGTATAATGCGATCTTATCCCGTGACAGTAGTACAACTCAGGTGAATTTTTTCGCAGAAGTATTTTCAAATATTACAAAAACCATTTTTAAAAATCCTGAGGCAGAGGGTGATATTGTACTGACACTTGACCCCGCAATACAAGCAACGTTTGAGAAAACCTTACTCGAAACTAAGACCAAATGGAATGCGGACGCTATTGGTGGCATCGTTATTAATCCGATCGATGGTGCAATTTATGCCATGGCATATGCGCCAACCTTTGACCTAAATGCATTTCAGAGTGTCGAAGATCCACTCTTGTATGCAAATCCAAATGTTGAGAACGTCTACGAATTTGGTTCTGTGATTAAGCCTCTAACGCTTTCTGGTGGTCTCGATACTGGTGTGATCAAGCCTACAACAACCTACGATGACAAGGGTTTTGTGATACTAAGCGGCAAACAAATAAATAACTTTGATAAAAAAGCTCGTGGACCAGGAACCAGCATGCAAGATGTGCTCAATGAATCATTAAATACTGGCTCTGTCTTTGTTATGCAAAAAATGGGTCGTGAAAGTTTTAAGAAATATATGCTCTCGTTTGGTATAGGAGACAAGACTGGCATTGACCTGCCAAACGAAACCAGCGGCCTCATATCGAATCTAAAGACCAATCGTGATCTCGAGTATGCCAATGCTGCCTTTGGTCAGGGAATCGCTATTACACCGATCGAGGCTGTACGTTCATTTTCAGCTATTGCAAATGGTGGACTGATGATTACACCTCACTTGGTGAGCCAAATCAACTACACCAATGGCACGCATACAGAAATTGAACCAAAGGCAGGTACACGTATCTTGAAGCCTGAAACTTCTCTCGCGATGACAGAAATGTTAACCATTGTGGCTGATACAATGATGAAAACATATAACGAATCACTGCCACATTATAGTATTGCGGTTAAGACTGGGACGGCTCAAATTGCCAAAGCTGATGGTACTGGCTATATCGAAGGCCAGAATCTGCACTCTATATTCGGCTACTTTCCTGCGTATGATCCGAAATTCCTAACTTTTGTCTATATGAAAAACCCAAAAGGTGCGAAATTCTCAGCGCAAACCTTATCTGGGCCGCTTCTGAGTACAGCGTCGTTCCTACTTAATTACTACGACGTAACACCGGATATTACTTCCGAGTAA
- a CDS encoding GIY-YIG nuclease family protein: MYFVYVLKSKKDEKLYYGFTENIEKRLHQHNNGEVRSTKYRIPLQLLYYEKVDNLTEARKREKYFKSGFGRKYIKSKL; the protein is encoded by the coding sequence ATGTACTTTGTCTATGTACTTAAAAGCAAAAAGGATGAGAAACTTTATTATGGGTTTACAGAAAATATAGAAAAAAGGTTACATCAACACAATAATGGTGAAGTTCGATCTACGAAATATAGAATTCCACTTCAGTTGCTTTATTATGAGAAAGTGGATAATCTTACAGAAGCACGAAAACGCGAAAAGTATTTTAAATCTGGATTTGGTCGAAAATATATAAAAAGTAAACTTTAG